The DNA region tgatgccatccagccatctcatcctctgtcgtccccttctcctcctgcccccaatccctcccagcatcagggtcttttccaatgagtccactcttcgcatcaggtggccaaagtactggagtttcagcttcagcatcagtccttccagtgaacacccaggactgatttcctttaggatggaccggttggatctccttgcagtccaagggactctcaagagtcttctccaacaccatagttcaaaagcatcaattctttggcactcagccttcttcacatccatacatgaccagtggaagaaccatagccttgaccagacggacctttgttggaaaactaatgtctctgctttgtaatatgctatctaggttggtcataactttctttccaaggagtaagcgtcttttattttcatggctaccatcaccatttgcagtgatttacACCCTAGGCTCTCATAATtattattaagatcttttttgcaataacagcaacaacaaaaaagactcctttctggttttatttcctgTAATAAAAATTACTTCTTTGATTTGGACAACAAAGGTAGAGGAATTTTGATAAAgttttgtgcaaaaaaaaaaaaaaaacaacacaaaaaaaacCATGTGTTATCTTGAAACCTCCAAGGACCGAGAGAAAAACTAGAGGAATGGAGTGTCTACCCTCTCACATGGAAGGAAAtaaccctccctcccctgcccgccCCCGCTCCATTCATCAGATTAGATTGTTTCCTTGGCCTGCAGGAGGCCCAAAGCCTGTGGATTCTAGTGGGGGAGATGCTGCCTGGGAAGGCAGGGGCCAGCCCATGTAGGGTGACCATTCTCACTGCACTATTTAACTTAAGAAGAGTTCTACTTTCAGTATATATTTAAGGTGGGATTCTTGCTATCATTTGAAGTAGGATTTTATGAAATCTCAGAATTCCAagaattatacagtccatggaattctccaggccagaatactggagtgggtagcctattccttctctagtggatcttcctaacccagggattgaacccaggtctcccgcactgcaggcggattctttaccagctgagccacaaaatgGTGATGAggtcatcaaatatttattgaatactttttAAGGTGCTAAATACTGCACTAAGTGCTTTACAGGCTCTCACTGGATCTTACTGAATGTGCCATTACTCCATGAGGTACATGCTATAGTTacctttattttacaaaaaaaaaggggTCAAGGCTTCAAAGGCTTAAGTGAACTACCCAGGATCACCTTAAGTACTGAATGGCCAACTCACTTGTCAATTCAGGTGTGTCTGGCACCGAGGCCCATCTCCTCACACTGTGATAAGCCCTTTATTTTACAGAAGTAGAGGTCCTGAGAGGTTAAGACCATGATCTCcctccttcttttgtttttttctgcattATATCTTCTCAGTACTTTGTTTATTCCCATGCGTTTCGTCAAGTATTTCTGGCCTCTGTGCAACCAGCCAACGTGTCAAAGTGACAAAAAGTTACTAGAGTTTTAAGCAACTAAAAtaagatttccatttttaaaatttgtaatggAATCGATTGGATTTTTTGTGAAGCATTTTCGACCAGACTCCTATAAAGGAGACACTGTCTCCGATGTGCTATTAAAAGTTGGACCTTGTGACCACAGTCTgactatgtttttcttttagagaAGCCAGAGGGGCAGCCTGTGACTTCATGGGAAAAATAGCCACCAAAGATCTACCCAGCatcatttttagttctttaattttggtaagctcacatttttaaaacagattaaatTTGTCTGATTTAGTCCAGAAGTATATATTACAAAGCATTCAAAGGCAAGCGAGAACTCAAGGGGTCAGAGCGGAGCTCGAGAGCTTTTCACAGAGACACCATTTGGGAGGTAAGCATTTCTTCTGGAAGCTTCAGTTACTATATTTTTGGAAACATGTTCccattcttttcattattattaaaagaataaCTAATTcgtgtaaatatttttttgatattAAGTTGACATATCATCAttaaaattcctcttttttttttttaaacgtttcAAGTGACAGAGGATATTGTCAAGTCTTAGAAGGGTTCTACTATTTTCTTCTCCACCCCAAAGAGACTTGGAAATTAGCGGCTGACGTTTTGCATGAAATTTCTGAATGCTTTTCTTCTTATCTCTGAGGCCTTCTGTGGAGAATTAAGAGGAGGTTGAATGCGCGCATGGATAAAATGGATCATCTTAAAGGATTGAAGCTCCAAAAATACATCAGCAGGACTGGACAGGTTTGACATAATGAGATTTCTATTTTAGCTTGACTTCTGGAACTCTGAATAAACTGAACTGCACAAGGTCCTGGGGAGGAGGTTTCTCTTCTAAAATATTCTAGCTGCAgacaatatttttcttattcagaTCCTTTCAAGAGatgtatttattcatccatttctGCAGAAATAAGACTGTTAGACACTGACCAACTTTTAATATATGCAGTGGCATAGAAAGCAATTTGTATCatactggaaaataaattttcctaaagaaacagacccagaaagAGACGACATCTCTACATAAGCACAGGGTGAGATGGCAGAAGCTCCTGTGGATGCCTCAACTCTGCCTGTAAccgtgaagaaaaagaaaagtctatccATTGAAGAAAAGATCGACATCATAAATGCAGTAGAAAGCGGTAAGAAAAAAGCAGAGATTGCAGCTGAAtatggaataaagaaaaattcgTTGTCTTCTATTATGAAGAATAAAGACAAGGTTCTGGAAGCCTTTGAGTCACTGAGATTTGAtccaaagagaaaaagactgagAACTGCTTTTTACACAGACCTGGAAGAGGCACTAATGAGGTGGTATCGAATCGCTCAGTGTCTGAATGTGCCAGTTAATGGTCCAATGTTGCGGCTAAAAGCTAATGATTTTGCCCAGAAACTGGGACATAATGATTTTAAGTGCAGCAATGGTTGGCTGGATCGTTTTAAATCCAGGTATGGTCTAGTATTCAGAGCTCAACCTGTAGAAGCCACAGGTGTATCAGTAGACCCTTCAGCTGTCTGGCACCAAAACATACTTCCTTATTATTTAAATGATTATCatcctaaaaatgtttttaatgtaaaagaGACTGGGCTGCTTTATCGAATGTTGCCTACAAATACCTTTGCATTTAAAGGAGAAACCTGTTCAGTTGGCAAGTTATGCAAAGACAGAATAACTCTGGTGGTTGGGACAAACATGGACGGCTCAGAGAAACTTCCTCTGcttctcattggaaaaaacaGAAACCCACATTGCTTCAGAGGCATAAAATCATTGCCTGTGTGTTATGAAGCTAACAAAATGGCATGGATGACTGCAGATGTGTTTGAACAGTGGATGCAGAAGCTGGATGAGAGATTTCAAGCTCAGCAAAGAAGAGTGGTGATTTTTATTGAATCTTCTCCTGCACACCCAGAGGTAAAAAACCTGAAGTCCATTGAATTAGCGTTCTTTCCATCATGTTTATCTTCCAAATTTATAGCTATGAAACAAGGTGTTATTAGAAGCCTTAAAATCAAATATCGACATTGTCTTATTAAGAAATTTCTGAGCTCTGTTGAAGGCAGCAAAGAATTTACCTTTTCCCTTCTAGATGCAGTTGATACATTGCATCTCTGTTGGAGGGCTGTCACCCAAGAAACTATTGTTAAGAGCTATGAAGAGGCAGGATTCAAATCTCAAAGGGGAGAAGGTAAGGAGGCAAATGCAGAGATAGACACTGGTCTTGATTTGATTGCCGACGCCCAGGCGGCAGGAGTGGAATTTCCCGAAGGCTTATCTGTAGAAGAGTATGCTGCCCTGGATGATGATTTGGAGACTTGTGAGCCAGCACCAAGCGATGATGCCGTATGCCCCAAAGAAAGTGAATCAGATGAAACTGGATTTTATGCTTCTGACGAGGAGGAGGATGGTGGATCTCTGGAAAGCGAACTCCCTTTACCATCAAAAAATGAGGCAATAACTGCTTTAGATACTCTGAAAACTTTTCTTAGAAGTCAAGATATAAATGATGAGCTTCATAATTCTTTAGCAgatcttgaaatttttattaactCTTTATCATCTAAGTAATTATTTATTGTACAACATCTGAAGATAATAGAgctttttataatgtattttattattaatatttaaggtATGTAAAGGGAAAATACCTCTTAAACCTAAAAAATGCCTAACTAATAATTTTTGGTTTAATTGCAGATGTCTTTGGTCTCTCTGCAGAGCAAAGTTCCCTAGGTAGATTAACTGATgagtaagtaaatgaaaaatatgaatttcaaTTTAGTAAGATTTTAGGgagcagaaaataaatttcacaggccttatatttgaaatatatgacatatatatcaaaaacaaaaagaactctcCAACTATTTGATTCACACTGGCTGAATTGGTGattgctattttctatttttttcaagttCAGATCATGTtgtaagatattttaatttttctacctCGTCTAAGAACCAAAACATGTATCTATTggttagatatttatttttataaatatatactaacTAGACACTGAAGTATCAAGtgctaattttaaattatttttctcatgacTAATCATCCtaataaaaattgtgaaaaattactgaaaaaaaatctgactcaGTTATATACCCAGATGATTAAAAATATGCATCTAACTTTCAAATTATTTCTGTGTAAGGTCAAATGAAAGACTATGACCTTATCAGGTTTTCTTAAATCATCTATAGCCAGAAGATGATATGGATTCTTCctaaatatttgtatgtatatgtgtgtgtgtttaacagaaaagtacattattaaaatatgtattgaactctttttatattttaataagattaCTCTTAATAATATGAAGAAACATATGCagttactaaaaaataaatatgtaattcttagttttctgatcgTAAGAGCTGAAACTTTTAATCTATaatattggattttttttattttactgaattttattttcaggaCAAACTGATTATTCTTTCAGCGTATtttgatgttgctgttgttgttgttgttttccaaatTCAGTGGGTAGCATTTTGGATTAACTTTCTGTTTGAGGAAGTTTTgtattcagaatattttaaaatattgtatgaaattatttatattcCATAAAATAGTGTTTAACCAGTAGAAAAATATAACAATGTgtttgagttttttgttgttaaattttaaatacatttaagttACTACATCTAATTTAGTGTCCCTTTTGACAAGTATTTTGAAAAAGTATAAACATTATACTGATGatttttattctgaattattaGTCTGCCAACACAAGACACATTTGGAAGTGACTATTTatagaaagtatttttattttccactgtTGACTTATTTTGCATTTGAGATTTAGTAGTTGTTAAGCctgaaaaatgtattaatattaaagtttcttttagagtaaaatataaattgtttataattaattaaaagcatttttattaatgacctgatttaaaattttaatgtgatgGAATCGTGGACGTAAATCATGGACCTTGATCTCTCTTAAGAGTCCCACTTGTAACTAAAGTACCCGGTTAATACTGAGCCTTcaataacttttttctctttctttctccacttCATACCATTTGgatatcaaatattttatttaatcattccaGATATTTTATGACATAAgaattattatctccatttttacagatgagggaattaAAACCTGGAACAGTGATTTGGTTAAAATCTCAGGACTAAAGCTAAAATGCAATAGTTCCCCATCACCTAGTCCTGTGTTCTGCTAACTATATCCCACAGGACTTCTTTTCTGTACTctataaaagaaaattctatggtttttttctccttgaacttAGGGTTCTGAGGTCAAAAGCATTTCAGAGACTAACCTGAGTCTTTGCTGAGAGCTGTATTCATTCCTCTCTCCTAAGAACGTTGTTGCTAATGAAATACCAGAACTTTCTGATTTGGTACACTGTACCATTTTAACACAGAGGTTCCTTGGAgttctaatgaaaatatttaaaaacaactttaataTTCCCAAAGTGTTGAAAGAACCTACTCATTTCCTCTGTATGACATCATCCATTTTTTACTTCAGGGCATAATAAATCTCAATGTGATAAAATAAGACTAAGGCTCCTATGAAGACTAAGAAAAAGGTGCCCAAGTTTtaaattcaaagataaattttaagTTGTTGATGGTGTACACAATTCCATGTAGTTTACAAGATATATAGATTTAGATCATtttcagaacaaaacaaaaaagtcactTTGCCTAGGACAGTCACTACTGCCTGCCTCACTCCtgatctgtcttcttttttttttttttcctgatctgtCTTCTTTCTACACAgtcagtcgcaaagagtccgagacgactgagcaactaacacacacacacacacacacacacacacacacacacacacggtcagTGCAGAGTTGGGACTAAATGTCACTTGTCTTTTCAAAGAAGAACTTGATTTACAATTCATTAGTTTTTCAATTAAATGTGACATTATTCTTCCTTACAAATTCCTGTTGTTTCAGCAATGTTTTTGCCTGTTTCTACTTCATCAAGCAACAAATCTTATGTTGAATTTGGGACACTGTTTCACTCCATCAGTGAGGGGTTTGGTTCAGGATAAAAGAGGACAGTGAGTAAATTAAGGCCTGTTGGGCTTTATGGTACCTGCCTGGCTTCTTATTTGGACCTGAGATCAAATGTTAAACCTCCCTTTTAACAGATACAAAGCAGAATAATTGGAAGGGGAAGTAAAGTAGGAGAGGAAGAGTCAAAGGAGAGCTTGCAACACAAATGCCTCAGATTTTACAAGAAGCCTTTTCAGTCCCTCTTCCAGCAGGGGCTCCCTGGAAACTGGCAGAGAGAAGTTTGCCCCCAGGGAAGATAGCACCACACGTCTGCTCAGAGGTTAAGAGTCCAGTGGTGGGTTGCATCTTTGTCAACACTAAAGTTTTCTAGGCTGAGTGCAGGCAGCTACCCTAGTTGCTGGGAAGAGATCTCTTGAGAGAAAGGCCTAGGCTAGGGGCCACAGTATGCATACAGTTAAGTTCTCAGAAAACATTTCAGTCACTGGATATATTAAATCTAGTCATAGTCCTATGCTGTCTTGCAAAAgacatttcatttctctgaatctcagtttccttcaTTCATAAAATGAGACTGACActtcatttgaatttattttgcagatgaaagaaaaatttgcatGTGAACGCTTTCAGCAAACTCGGAAGCGTTCCACAACTATAGCGAATGACTGAAAGGTGCTTCCAGGTTACTACTCCCAGATATGCCCAAGTATTAATATTGTGGTCACTAAACGCAAATGAGAATTTTCTCATTGAAATTTCTTCTGTGCAGTAAAATAGGACAGTCAACATTTCTAGAAATATGCCATTTAtctgtagaaataaaaaattatttctgttttgaatgaGGGAATTAGGTGACTTagaaagcttcattttttttttttcagttgatccTCATGGAAAGcaattcaataaaataagtaCTCATTGCGAAGTAGCTTTCTAAGTAGCCTGTCATATCACATTAGCTGATTGAATTGTACTGTTTTCTTGGGCTGTGTATCTGAGGGTAACCCAGCGTCTGGGGAAAGACTAATAAAGACACTACTATTGTAATCtacttgggctgccataacaaaataccattgactgggtggcttaaacaacagaaatttcttttctcatggttctagaggccagaagtctTGAAATCAGGGTGCCAGCTGGTCAGTTTACGGTGAGGAATTTCGCTGTGGGCTGCAGACAGTCATCCTCTTCCTGATGCTCCTGTGACCTCTGCTCTGTCAgtacagggagagagagaaagcgcTAGCCCTCTGGGGTCTTCTTGTAAGAGGTCTGTCCCATTGTGAGGGgcccatcctcatgacctcatctaaccctGAGTATGTTCTCCAAGCCCCATCTCCAAGTACCATCACACTAGAGTTAgggctttaacatatgaattctgAGTCACCCAACTACCCCGTACTGATgaaagtacagttgacccttgaaaaacACAGGTTTGAATGCAAGGGTCCACTTAGATGTGGATTCCTTTTGCTAATATGAGTTAGAGGACTACACTGGCCCTCCGTGGGTTGAATGCATGTATACAGAGGGTACATTGTAAAGTTATACACATGTTCTCAACATCCTGGAGGGTCAGTGCCCCTAACCCCCACATTGTTCAAG from Cervus canadensis isolate Bull #8, Minnesota chromosome 1, ASM1932006v1, whole genome shotgun sequence includes:
- the TIGD4 gene encoding tigger transposable element-derived protein 4, whose translation is MAEAPVDASTLPVTVKKKKSLSIEEKIDIINAVESGKKKAEIAAEYGIKKNSLSSIMKNKDKVLEAFESLRFDPKRKRLRTAFYTDLEEALMRWYRIAQCLNVPVNGPMLRLKANDFAQKLGHNDFKCSNGWLDRFKSRYGLVFRAQPVEATGVSVDPSAVWHQNILPYYLNDYHPKNVFNVKETGLLYRMLPTNTFAFKGETCSVGKLCKDRITLVVGTNMDGSEKLPLLLIGKNRNPHCFRGIKSLPVCYEANKMAWMTADVFEQWMQKLDERFQAQQRRVVIFIESSPAHPEVKNLKSIELAFFPSCLSSKFIAMKQGVIRSLKIKYRHCLIKKFLSSVEGSKEFTFSLLDAVDTLHLCWRAVTQETIVKSYEEAGFKSQRGEGKEANAEIDTGLDLIADAQAAGVEFPEGLSVEEYAALDDDLETCEPAPSDDAVCPKESESDETGFYASDEEEDGGSLESELPLPSKNEAITALDTLKTFLRSQDINDELHNSLADLEIFINSLSSK